From a single Pseudoliparis swirei isolate HS2019 ecotype Mariana Trench chromosome 12, NWPU_hadal_v1, whole genome shotgun sequence genomic region:
- the LOC130202359 gene encoding merozoite surface protein 9-like, giving the protein KKIRGAEERRKIEREEEEKEEEEKERSRKERTEEREE; this is encoded by the exons aagaaaattagaggagcagaagagaggaggaaaatagaaagagaggag gaagagaaagaggaggaggagaaagagaggagcaggaaagagaggacagaagaaagagaggag